One window from the genome of Pseudomonas sp. L5B5 encodes:
- a CDS encoding class I SAM-dependent DNA methyltransferase: MSVADDYFDQLFDGNPDPWSMRSRWYEQRKRDLTLAALPRSHYHRGLEAGCANGELALRLADRCSQLLCCDTSALAVQQARLRLQHCPQARVHQARLPDQWPAGRFDLIVISELGYYLDPQDLQRLIAKARAALATDGTLLACHWRHPIAECPLDGDRVHQQLATQLQLPRLLRHVEADLLLEVWGTCATSVAEREGLA, translated from the coding sequence ATGAGCGTTGCCGACGACTATTTCGACCAGCTGTTCGATGGCAACCCCGACCCCTGGTCCATGCGCTCGCGCTGGTATGAACAGCGCAAGCGCGACCTGACCCTTGCAGCCCTGCCCCGGTCCCACTACCACCGCGGCCTGGAAGCTGGCTGCGCCAACGGTGAACTGGCCCTGCGCCTGGCCGATCGCTGCAGCCAGTTGCTGTGCTGCGACACCTCGGCGCTGGCGGTGCAGCAGGCCCGCCTGCGCCTGCAACATTGCCCCCAGGCCCGGGTACACCAGGCGCGCCTGCCCGACCAATGGCCTGCCGGGCGCTTCGACCTGATCGTCATCAGCGAGCTGGGCTACTACCTCGACCCGCAGGATCTGCAACGGCTCATCGCCAAGGCCCGCGCCGCCCTGGCCACGGACGGCACGCTGCTGGCCTGCCACTGGCGCCATCCAATCGCCGAATGCCCACTGGACGGCGACCGGGTGCACCAGCAATTGGCCACGCAACTGCAACTGCCCCGGCTGCTGCGCCATGTCGAGGCCGACCTGCTCCTGGAGGTCTGGGGCACCTGCGCCACCTCGGTGGCCGAGCGCGAGGGGCTGGCATGA
- a CDS encoding general stress protein: protein MANSGHPNPGNFANDRKKAAEAGRKGGHASGGHTTGDRDKTSGAGKQGGRS, encoded by the coding sequence ATGGCCAATAGCGGACATCCCAATCCAGGAAACTTTGCCAACGACCGGAAAAAAGCCGCCGAAGCAGGCAGGAAAGGCGGACACGCTTCAGGTGGCCATACCACCGGCGACCGCGACAAGACGTCCGGGGCCGGCAAACAGGGCGGCCGCAGCTGA
- a CDS encoding acyl-CoA dehydrogenase, whose amino-acid sequence MHENVSLHRLHSCLHAWSASNPLQPRLLAQLMEQLCRQGLDRLPLPGQGQTLLRWRALARVAACDLSLCKLYEGHTDALAILQYWSAPPAPTGSTWGMWAAEPPQAKVTLHAPTHANHASEVRLQGLKAWCSGAAILSHALLTAWDADGHQQLVAVALDQPGVQVTEHGWQAVGMAASQSVEVLFDGARGQLVGPADGYLQRPGFWQGGAGIAACWHGAAQAIGQALRSQCAQRPEPHALAHLGAVECALQASASLLRSTAQWIDEQPMAAAELPARRLRAACEASASQVIEHVGRALGATPYCRDAHLARLLADLPVYLRQSHAERDLAALGSLVAAQADHADGDWMP is encoded by the coding sequence ATGCACGAGAACGTTTCATTGCACCGGCTGCACAGTTGCCTGCATGCATGGTCAGCGAGCAACCCGCTCCAGCCTCGGCTCCTGGCGCAGCTCATGGAGCAGTTGTGCCGCCAGGGCCTGGACCGCCTGCCGCTGCCCGGCCAGGGCCAGACCCTGCTGCGCTGGCGGGCCCTGGCCCGGGTGGCGGCCTGTGACCTGAGCCTGTGCAAGCTCTACGAAGGCCATACCGACGCCCTGGCGATCCTGCAGTACTGGTCGGCACCGCCAGCCCCGACGGGCAGCACCTGGGGCATGTGGGCCGCCGAGCCGCCCCAGGCCAAGGTCACGCTGCACGCTCCCACGCACGCCAACCATGCCAGCGAGGTCCGCCTGCAGGGGCTCAAGGCCTGGTGCTCCGGCGCCGCGATCCTCAGCCATGCGCTACTGACCGCCTGGGATGCCGACGGTCACCAGCAACTGGTGGCCGTGGCGCTGGACCAGCCCGGCGTACAAGTCACCGAGCACGGCTGGCAAGCGGTGGGCATGGCCGCCAGCCAGAGCGTCGAAGTGCTGTTTGACGGCGCGCGCGGCCAGTTGGTCGGCCCGGCGGACGGTTATCTGCAGCGGCCCGGGTTCTGGCAGGGCGGAGCCGGCATCGCCGCCTGCTGGCACGGCGCGGCCCAGGCCATCGGCCAGGCCCTGCGCAGCCAGTGCGCCCAGCGGCCGGAGCCCCACGCCCTGGCCCACCTCGGTGCCGTGGAATGCGCGTTGCAAGCCAGCGCCAGCCTGTTGCGCAGCACCGCCCAGTGGATCGACGAGCAGCCCATGGCCGCAGCCGAACTGCCCGCAAGGCGGTTACGCGCCGCCTGCGAAGCCAGCGCCAGCCAAGTGATCGAACACGTCGGTCGCGCCCTGGGCGCCACCCCCTATTGCCGCGATGCGCATCTGGCCCGGCTGCTGGCGGACCTGCCCGTCTACCTGCGCCAGAGCCATGCCGAGCGCGACCTGGCCGCCCTGGGCAGCCTGGTGGCGGCGCAGGCGGATCATGCGGATGGAGACTGGATGCCATGA
- the clsB gene encoding cardiolipin synthase ClsB, whose product MKPGWRDGNAVELLINGEQFYPRVLAAIAAARREVLLETFILFEDKVGCALQQALIEAARRIPRVEITVDGYGSADLSEGFVGQMVDAGVRVHLFDPHPRVLGLRAHLFRRLHRKVLVIDGELAFIGGLNFSADHLQDFGPMAKQDYAVAVRGPVVADIRDAALGILAQAVADPGPLPVPPSCGPASIRLAIRDNQQHRDDIQAQYLLAIRGARRRLVLANAYFFPGYRLIRELRNAARRGVEVSLILQGQPDMPWARGFSRLLYNYLLRDGVTIHEYVQRPLHGKVALADDDWATVGSSNLDPLSLSLNLEANLVIRDAGFNQLLHQHLDTLVARHCRQVNPQRLLRGQWWRGPVIFLYFHFLRHFPAIAGWLPAHRPRLESVTGLTPDSGHSQPLEGEKNP is encoded by the coding sequence ATGAAGCCCGGTTGGCGCGACGGCAACGCTGTCGAGTTGCTGATCAACGGCGAGCAGTTCTACCCGCGGGTGCTGGCGGCCATCGCTGCTGCCCGCCGAGAGGTCTTGCTGGAAACCTTCATCCTCTTCGAAGACAAGGTCGGCTGCGCCCTGCAACAAGCCCTGATCGAGGCCGCGCGGCGCATTCCCCGCGTAGAGATCACCGTCGATGGTTATGGCAGCGCCGACCTCAGCGAGGGTTTCGTCGGGCAAATGGTCGACGCCGGGGTCAGGGTCCATCTGTTCGATCCCCATCCACGGGTATTGGGCCTGCGCGCCCACCTGTTCCGCCGGCTGCATCGCAAGGTGCTGGTGATCGATGGCGAACTGGCCTTCATCGGTGGCCTGAACTTTTCCGCCGATCACCTGCAGGACTTCGGGCCGATGGCCAAGCAGGACTACGCCGTGGCCGTGCGCGGCCCGGTGGTCGCCGATATTCGTGACGCCGCCCTGGGCATCCTGGCCCAGGCCGTGGCAGACCCCGGCCCATTGCCCGTTCCCCCGTCTTGTGGACCGGCGTCTATCCGCCTGGCCATCCGCGACAACCAGCAGCATCGCGATGACATCCAGGCCCAGTACCTGCTGGCCATTCGCGGCGCCCGTCGGCGGCTGGTCCTGGCCAACGCGTACTTCTTCCCCGGCTACCGGCTGATCCGCGAACTGCGTAACGCCGCGCGCCGTGGCGTCGAGGTCAGCCTGATCCTCCAGGGCCAACCGGACATGCCCTGGGCCCGGGGTTTTTCACGACTGCTGTACAACTACCTGCTGCGCGATGGCGTGACCATCCACGAGTACGTGCAGCGGCCATTGCACGGCAAGGTGGCCCTGGCCGATGACGACTGGGCGACCGTGGGTTCGAGCAACCTCGACCCCCTGAGCCTGTCGCTGAACCTGGAAGCCAACCTGGTCATCCGCGACGCGGGCTTCAATCAGCTGTTGCACCAGCACCTGGACACCCTGGTGGCCCGGCATTGCCGACAGGTCAACCCGCAGCGCCTGTTGCGCGGCCAATGGTGGCGCGGCCCGGTGATCTTCCTGTACTTCCATTTCCTGCGGCATTTCCCCGCCATCGCCGGCTGGCTGCCGGCCCACCGGCCACGACTTGAATCGGTAACAGGCCTGACGCCGGACAGCGGCCACTCACAGCCCCTGGAAGGAGAGAAAAACCCATGA
- a CDS encoding PIG-L deacetylase family protein, which translates to MNANPIVGDGTSPYAWNTSRQLAALEVVTPEQLVPAGARAVIISPHPDDEILACAGLLQRLARAQRPLLLISVTDGCASHPGSRYWTPHRLARVRPQESAVALARLGLLPDRLTWLRGGFPDTAVARHETDLQDFLERNLQPGDVVFTTWHEDGHSDHDAVGRASLAAARKVGARVHELPVWAWHWASPEDPRLPWQRARKLLLDPPTQARKRHAVHAFISQITPDPLSGQAPVLGSATLERLVRDFEVIFL; encoded by the coding sequence ATGAACGCCAATCCGATCGTCGGCGACGGCACTTCGCCGTACGCCTGGAACACCTCGCGCCAACTCGCCGCGCTCGAAGTCGTGACGCCCGAACAACTGGTGCCAGCCGGAGCCCGCGCGGTGATCATCTCGCCCCACCCCGATGACGAAATACTCGCCTGCGCCGGCCTGCTCCAGCGACTGGCCCGGGCGCAGCGTCCGTTGCTGCTGATTTCGGTCACCGATGGCTGCGCCAGCCATCCGGGCTCGCGCTACTGGACCCCGCATCGCCTGGCCAGGGTACGCCCTCAGGAAAGCGCCGTGGCCCTCGCCCGCCTGGGCCTCTTGCCAGACCGCCTGACGTGGCTGCGCGGCGGCTTTCCGGACACCGCCGTGGCCCGGCACGAGACAGACCTGCAGGACTTCCTCGAGCGCAATCTGCAACCTGGCGACGTGGTCTTCACCACCTGGCATGAGGATGGCCACAGCGATCACGATGCGGTCGGCCGCGCCAGCCTGGCGGCGGCCCGCAAGGTGGGCGCCCGGGTCCATGAATTGCCGGTCTGGGCCTGGCACTGGGCATCGCCCGAAGACCCGCGCCTGCCTTGGCAACGGGCGCGCAAGCTGCTGCTGGACCCACCGACCCAGGCCCGCAAGCGCCACGCCGTGCACGCCTTCATCAGCCAGATCACCCCCGACCCCCTGTCCGGACAAGCCCCGGTGCTCGGTTCCGCAACCCTGGAGCGCCTCGTGCGCGATTTCGAGGTGATCTTCCTATGA
- a CDS encoding DUF72 domain-containing protein has product MSSKVRIGISGWRYAPWRGDFYPRGLAQKDELAFASRAVGSIEINGSFYALQTPERYAGWAAQVPEGFVFSVKAPRFITHVRRLRDIHEPLANFLASGLFQLRHKLGPILWQFPPSFKFDPALFEQFLQQLPHHGRTARQLARQCSERLQRDDYLDIPADAPLRHCVEIRHASFIDPAFVELLQRHNIALVVADTAGKWPWIEELCGDFVYLRLHGDQQLYSSGYGDQALERWGQRIELWRQGRQPADARRIPGAPGPERGPGGARDVYCYFDNDIKVRAPYDTRQLMERLGLADTLTVQPGLAPQGDWK; this is encoded by the coding sequence ATGAGCAGCAAGGTTCGCATCGGCATTTCCGGCTGGCGCTACGCTCCCTGGCGCGGCGACTTCTACCCCAGGGGGCTGGCCCAGAAAGATGAGCTGGCCTTCGCGTCGCGAGCGGTGGGCAGCATCGAGATCAACGGTTCGTTCTATGCCTTGCAGACGCCCGAACGCTATGCGGGATGGGCTGCGCAGGTGCCGGAGGGATTCGTGTTCAGTGTCAAGGCGCCACGCTTCATCACCCATGTGCGGCGCCTGCGGGACATCCACGAGCCGCTGGCCAACTTCCTTGCCTCGGGGCTGTTCCAGCTGCGCCACAAGCTGGGGCCGATCCTCTGGCAGTTCCCGCCAAGCTTCAAGTTCGACCCGGCCCTGTTCGAGCAATTTCTCCAGCAACTGCCCCACCACGGCCGTACCGCCCGCCAGTTGGCCCGCCAGTGCAGCGAGCGCCTGCAGCGCGACGACTACCTGGACATTCCTGCCGATGCGCCGTTGCGCCATTGCGTGGAGATTCGCCATGCCAGCTTCATTGACCCGGCCTTCGTCGAGCTGCTGCAGCGCCACAACATCGCGCTGGTGGTCGCCGACACTGCCGGCAAGTGGCCCTGGATCGAGGAGCTGTGTGGCGACTTCGTCTACCTGCGCCTGCATGGCGACCAACAGCTCTACAGCAGCGGCTATGGCGACCAGGCGCTGGAGCGCTGGGGCCAGCGCATCGAACTGTGGCGCCAGGGCCGGCAACCGGCCGATGCCCGGCGTATTCCCGGAGCCCCGGGCCCAGAGCGCGGCCCGGGCGGCGCACGGGATGTGTATTGCTACTTCGACAACGACATCAAGGTTCGAGCGCCCTATGACACCCGCCAGCTCATGGAGCGACTCGGTCTGGCCGACACCCTCACGGTGCAGCCCGGGCTTGCGCCCCAGGGAGACTGGAAATGA
- a CDS encoding LLM class oxidoreductase produces the protein MQTRPGHDAPATSNFDGHPGYRRMFAPDRLTLGLFLPLRFYQGVMQVLAGQADWVEAIDRHGFAAVWVRDVPLFDPAFGDAGQLFEPFSYLSFLAARTRRVALATGSAIFSLRHPLDLAKSAASLDRLSGGRLVLGIASGDRPMEFPAYGLEHGERGQRFAQAVDYFRQVMADGRLAIDSPLGHFAGAELLPKPSAGSIPLIVTSSSGQSLEWIARHADGWLTYPFATHDTRGPRQLAEKIRAWRQLIPDGGFRPHMTNEWLDLVDDPDHPRTPLNGGFVLRTGRKGLLDLLEQWQEAGVNHAALGIQFSQRPVAEVIQELAEEVLPHFPSHPGPPMLDAGW, from the coding sequence ATGCAGACCCGCCCAGGACACGACGCCCCAGCGACCTCGAACTTTGATGGACACCCCGGCTACCGGCGCATGTTCGCCCCCGACCGCCTGACCCTGGGCCTGTTTTTGCCGCTGCGCTTCTACCAGGGCGTCATGCAAGTGCTGGCCGGGCAAGCCGACTGGGTCGAGGCCATCGACCGCCACGGCTTTGCCGCCGTCTGGGTGCGCGACGTGCCGTTGTTCGATCCGGCCTTCGGCGATGCCGGGCAGCTGTTCGAGCCCTTCAGCTACCTGTCGTTTCTCGCCGCCCGCACCCGACGCGTGGCCCTGGCCACCGGTAGTGCGATCTTTTCCCTGCGCCATCCCCTGGACCTGGCCAAGTCGGCCGCCAGCCTCGATCGCCTGTCCGGCGGCCGGCTGGTACTGGGCATCGCCTCGGGGGATCGGCCCATGGAGTTCCCGGCCTATGGCCTGGAGCATGGCGAAAGAGGCCAGCGCTTCGCCCAGGCAGTGGACTACTTTCGCCAGGTCATGGCCGACGGCCGGCTGGCCATCGACTCGCCTCTGGGGCATTTCGCCGGTGCCGAACTGCTACCCAAACCCAGCGCTGGATCGATTCCACTGATCGTCACCAGTTCCTCGGGGCAATCGCTGGAATGGATCGCCCGGCACGCCGATGGCTGGCTGACCTATCCCTTCGCCACCCACGACACCCGCGGGCCGCGGCAACTGGCCGAGAAGATCCGCGCCTGGCGCCAGCTGATTCCCGATGGCGGCTTCCGCCCGCACATGACCAATGAATGGCTGGACCTGGTGGACGACCCCGACCATCCGCGGACGCCACTCAACGGTGGCTTCGTGTTGCGTACCGGGCGCAAGGGTCTGCTGGATCTGCTGGAACAATGGCAAGAGGCTGGCGTCAACCATGCCGCGCTGGGTATCCAGTTCTCCCAGCGACCGGTGGCAGAGGTGATCCAGGAGCTGGCCGAGGAGGTGCTGCCGCACTTCCCTTCTCATCCCGGGCCCCCGATGCTGGATGCTGGCTGGTAA
- a CDS encoding DUF4142 domain-containing protein, producing the protein MNHKLMHQLGLSLLLTAGTCGLALAATTSDFVEEAAQGGINEVESAKLALEKSSAADVKAFAQQMVDDHTKVNQQLMTLARKLDIQVPDEASLTARAKKMILEMRDESFDKAYADNQVEAHEKTVALFEKEATSKDDAQLKAFAQSTLPQLRMHLDMAKRLQTQHAK; encoded by the coding sequence ATGAACCACAAGCTCATGCACCAATTGGGACTGTCCCTGCTACTGACGGCCGGCACCTGCGGCCTGGCCCTGGCGGCGACCACCAGCGACTTCGTCGAGGAAGCCGCCCAGGGCGGCATCAACGAGGTCGAGAGCGCCAAGCTGGCGCTGGAGAAAAGCAGTGCCGCCGACGTCAAGGCCTTTGCCCAGCAGATGGTCGATGACCACACCAAGGTCAACCAGCAACTGATGACCCTGGCTCGCAAGCTCGATATCCAGGTGCCGGACGAGGCCTCGCTCACCGCCCGGGCGAAAAAGATGATCCTGGAAATGCGCGACGAATCCTTCGACAAGGCCTATGCCGACAATCAGGTCGAGGCCCACGAGAAAACCGTGGCGCTGTTCGAGAAGGAAGCGACTTCCAAGGACGACGCCCAGCTCAAGGCCTTCGCCCAGAGCACCCTGCCCCAGTTGCGCATGCACCTGGACATGGCCAAGCGCTTGCAGACCCAGCACGCCAAATGA
- a CDS encoding SDR family oxidoreductase, with protein MKAYPRPPFPAQQQAVPGTQSAMEPYPDCGEQSYQGSGRLAGKTALITGADSGIGRAVAIAFAREGADVALAYLDEHDDAHETARWVEQAGRQCLLLPGDLAEKRQCHATVAKTVEKYGRIDILVNNAAYQMTHHELADITDEEWVRTFDINITAMFRICQAAVAHMAPGSSIINTSSINSDAPKPTLLPYATTKGAIANFTAGLAQLLGASGIRVNSVAPGPIWTPLIVSTMPPEDVIHFGEQTPLGRPGQPVEVAPIYVLLASDEASYISGSRFGVTGGKPIL; from the coding sequence ATGAAAGCCTATCCACGCCCCCCTTTTCCCGCCCAGCAGCAAGCGGTACCTGGCACGCAAAGCGCCATGGAGCCCTACCCCGACTGTGGCGAACAGAGCTACCAGGGTTCTGGTCGCCTGGCCGGCAAGACCGCCCTGATCACCGGGGCCGACAGCGGCATCGGCCGGGCGGTGGCCATTGCCTTCGCCCGGGAAGGCGCCGATGTGGCGCTGGCCTATCTGGACGAACATGACGATGCCCACGAAACCGCACGCTGGGTGGAGCAGGCTGGCCGCCAGTGCTTGTTGCTGCCGGGCGACCTGGCTGAAAAACGGCAATGCCATGCGACAGTCGCCAAGACCGTGGAGAAGTACGGGCGCATCGATATCCTGGTGAACAATGCGGCCTACCAGATGACTCACCACGAGTTGGCGGACATCACCGACGAAGAGTGGGTGCGGACCTTCGATATCAACATCACCGCGATGTTTCGCATCTGCCAGGCTGCGGTTGCGCACATGGCGCCTGGCAGTTCGATCATCAACACCAGTTCCATCAACTCCGACGCGCCCAAGCCCACCCTGCTGCCCTACGCCACCACCAAGGGCGCCATCGCCAACTTCACCGCGGGCCTGGCGCAACTGCTGGGCGCCAGCGGCATCCGGGTCAACAGCGTCGCCCCGGGGCCGATCTGGACGCCGCTGATCGTCTCCACCATGCCCCCGGAAGACGTCATTCATTTCGGTGAGCAAACGCCACTGGGACGCCCAGGCCAGCCGGTGGAAGTAGCCCCCATCTATGTCCTGCTGGCAAGCGACGAGGCCAGCTACATTTCCGGCTCGCGCTTTGGTGTCACTGGCGGCAAGCCGATCCTGTAG
- a CDS encoding ATP-dependent Clp protease proteolytic subunit yields MTEHIVHFHCQIDQNTTERFRDACLQAIEEGASSLLLNLSTTGGSTNFGFTLYTFLKSLPVPLCAINAGNIESMGIIMFLAANRRITAPHSRFLIHPMNWYFSQNSVDHQRLREYLSSLDNDLARYVKIYELETAAADTQLDIFKCLSAEEKVIAAHESLAYGIAHEVRQVVFADDVKHWKVSGA; encoded by the coding sequence GTGACCGAACACATCGTTCATTTTCACTGCCAGATCGACCAGAACACCACCGAGCGCTTTCGCGATGCGTGCCTGCAAGCGATCGAGGAAGGCGCCAGTTCGCTGTTGCTCAACCTGTCGACCACCGGTGGCAGCACCAACTTCGGTTTCACCCTCTACACCTTCCTCAAGTCGCTGCCAGTACCCTTGTGCGCGATCAACGCAGGCAATATCGAGTCCATGGGCATCATCATGTTCCTGGCGGCCAACCGGCGCATCACCGCCCCGCACTCGCGCTTCCTGATCCATCCGATGAACTGGTACTTCAGCCAGAATTCGGTGGATCACCAGCGCCTGCGCGAGTACCTGTCCAGCCTGGACAACGACCTGGCGCGCTACGTGAAGATCTACGAGCTCGAGACCGCTGCCGCCGATACCCAGCTGGATATCTTCAAATGCCTGTCCGCCGAGGAAAAGGTCATTGCCGCCCATGAATCCCTGGCCTACGGCATCGCCCATGAAGTGCGGCAAGTGGTCTTCGCCGACGACGTCAAGCACTGGAAGGTCAGTGGCGCCTAG
- a CDS encoding cation:proton antiporter has protein sequence MSFTIWVAVLGAVLLILALTSNYLRWLPVTTSLVCLVLGMAIGPAGVGLLQLDIRQAAHWMENLTEVALLFSLFVSGLKLRLPLGHRSWWVAFGLAGPVLLLGIGGVALVLHGLLDLDWGFALLLGAILAPTDPVLASMVQVNDAQDHDRVRFGLSGEAGLNDGVAFAFVILGVLLLKQDSAPQHWLADWALYSLLWAIPAGLLCGYAMGHGLGRLTLRLRIRHEDSSVSPNDYLSFALIALAYVAAELIHGYGFLSVFAAGLGLRQAEVHASSSQHPPAEHLVQPVVGHQHGDPRQAVHGDVQALEERQVAAGIMLGDMLSFGSLVERAMEVFIVTLLGVVLPAHWDWRALLLAALLFLVVRPLSVLAMPWGALLDRHQRLLLGWFGIRGIGSLYYLFYALNQQLEPAQATMSIQLTLSVVALSILVHGLSTQPLLLHYQRSRR, from the coding sequence ATGAGTTTCACGATCTGGGTCGCGGTGCTCGGTGCAGTGCTGCTGATCCTCGCCCTCACATCCAACTACCTGCGCTGGCTGCCGGTGACCACGTCGCTGGTCTGCCTGGTACTGGGCATGGCCATCGGGCCGGCCGGGGTCGGCCTGCTGCAACTGGATATCCGCCAGGCTGCGCACTGGATGGAAAACCTGACCGAAGTGGCACTGCTGTTCTCGCTGTTCGTCAGCGGCCTCAAGCTGCGTTTGCCGCTGGGCCACCGCAGCTGGTGGGTGGCCTTCGGCCTGGCCGGGCCAGTGCTCCTGCTGGGCATCGGCGGGGTCGCCCTGGTGCTGCATGGTTTGCTGGACCTGGACTGGGGGTTTGCCCTGCTGCTGGGAGCCATCCTGGCGCCTACCGACCCGGTGCTGGCCTCCATGGTCCAGGTCAACGACGCCCAGGACCATGATCGGGTGCGCTTCGGCCTGTCCGGCGAAGCCGGGCTCAATGACGGCGTGGCCTTTGCCTTCGTGATCCTCGGGGTACTGCTGCTCAAGCAGGACAGCGCCCCCCAGCACTGGCTGGCGGACTGGGCGCTGTACAGCCTGCTGTGGGCGATACCGGCCGGACTGCTCTGCGGTTATGCCATGGGCCATGGCCTGGGGCGCCTGACCCTGCGCCTGCGCATCCGCCACGAGGACAGCAGTGTCTCGCCCAACGACTACCTGAGCTTTGCCCTGATTGCCCTGGCCTATGTCGCCGCCGAGCTGATCCACGGCTACGGCTTCCTCTCGGTGTTCGCTGCCGGCCTGGGCCTGCGCCAGGCCGAAGTCCATGCCAGCAGCAGCCAGCACCCGCCCGCCGAACACCTGGTGCAGCCGGTGGTGGGCCACCAGCATGGCGACCCGCGCCAGGCCGTGCATGGCGATGTCCAGGCCCTGGAAGAACGTCAGGTGGCAGCCGGCATCATGCTCGGCGACATGCTCTCGTTCGGCAGCCTGGTGGAACGGGCCATGGAAGTGTTCATCGTCACCCTGCTGGGGGTGGTGCTACCGGCCCACTGGGATTGGCGAGCCCTGCTGCTGGCCGCGTTGCTGTTCCTGGTGGTGCGTCCGCTGAGCGTGCTGGCGATGCCCTGGGGCGCCCTGCTCGACCGGCACCAGCGCCTGCTGCTGGGCTGGTTCGGGATTCGCGGTATCGGCAGCCTCTACTACCTGTTCTATGCGCTGAACCAACAGCTCGAGCCGGCACAGGCGACGATGAGCATCCAGCTCACCCTGTCGGTGGTCGCCCTGAGCATCCTGGTCCACGGGCTCAGCACCCAGCCGCTGCTTCTGCATTACCAGCGCAGCCGCCGGTAA
- a CDS encoding glycosyltransferase has protein sequence MIGVVIPAHNEQALLAHCIRAVGQAARHPGLAGEAVRVLVVLDACEDDSAAIVAAAGIQGLQVNARSVGYARAAGSDYLIALGARWIACTDADSEVAPDWLVAQLSLGAQMVCGTVQVRDWGELHEGVRQRYAQAYTQADGHRHIHGANLGFCTKTYRRSGGFLPLTVNEDVHLVRTFERLGAHICWSQLPQVITSARLLGRASGGFADYLRTLALEEPAGTAPLADPSSVACGDNLNGA, from the coding sequence ATGATCGGCGTGGTGATCCCCGCGCACAATGAGCAGGCCCTGCTCGCCCACTGCATTCGCGCCGTCGGACAGGCGGCTCGCCATCCCGGGCTGGCGGGTGAAGCGGTGCGCGTCCTGGTGGTGCTCGATGCCTGCGAGGACGACAGCGCGGCCATTGTCGCGGCGGCCGGAATCCAGGGCCTGCAGGTCAACGCGCGCAGCGTCGGGTATGCCCGGGCGGCGGGCAGCGACTACCTGATCGCCCTGGGCGCGCGCTGGATCGCCTGCACCGACGCCGACAGCGAAGTGGCCCCCGACTGGCTGGTGGCCCAGTTGTCCCTGGGGGCGCAGATGGTCTGCGGCACGGTGCAGGTCCGCGACTGGGGCGAGCTGCACGAGGGGGTTCGCCAACGCTACGCCCAGGCCTATACCCAGGCGGATGGCCATCGTCATATCCACGGCGCCAACCTGGGGTTCTGCACCAAGACCTACCGGCGCTCCGGGGGGTTTCTCCCGCTCACGGTGAACGAGGACGTGCACCTGGTGCGGACCTTCGAGCGCCTGGGTGCACACATCTGCTGGAGCCAGCTGCCCCAGGTCATCACCAGCGCCCGCCTGCTGGGACGGGCCAGCGGCGGGTTCGCCGACTACCTGCGCACGCTGGCGCTGGAGGAACCGGCGGGCACCGCGCCCCTGGCGGACCCGTCATCCGTGGCCTGCGGCGATAATTTGAACGGCGCCTGA
- a CDS encoding endonuclease/exonuclease/phosphatase family protein, with product MKGMDLPRTDGPSPVASLKVLTVNIHKGFSFLNRRFMLPELRDAVHSTGTDLVFLQEVLGDHSHHAQRFENWPQQPHHEFLADSMWSEFAYGRNAVYPEGEHGNALLSKYPIRSHENLDVSQQGDEQRGLLHSVLAVPGRDVHAICVHLGLREAHRRQQLQLLCALLAGLPTEATVIVAGDFNDWRRRADALLAEQGLHEAFVRQHGSPARSFPARWPLLCLDRIYVRNGRTCNPQVLSSRPWSHLSDHVPLAVEVWL from the coding sequence ATGAAGGGCATGGACCTGCCCCGGACGGATGGACCATCGCCAGTGGCTTCGCTCAAGGTGTTGACGGTCAACATCCACAAGGGGTTCAGCTTCCTCAATCGGCGCTTCATGCTCCCCGAGTTGCGCGATGCGGTGCACAGCACCGGCACCGACCTGGTGTTCCTGCAAGAGGTGCTGGGCGATCACAGTCACCACGCGCAGCGCTTCGAAAACTGGCCGCAGCAGCCCCACCACGAGTTCCTGGCCGACAGCATGTGGAGTGAGTTCGCCTACGGACGCAACGCGGTGTACCCCGAAGGCGAGCACGGCAACGCCCTCTTGTCGAAGTACCCGATCCGCAGCCACGAGAACCTCGACGTCTCGCAACAGGGCGACGAACAGCGCGGCCTGTTGCATTCGGTGCTGGCCGTGCCCGGGCGCGACGTGCATGCCATCTGCGTGCACCTGGGCCTGCGCGAGGCGCATCGGCGCCAACAACTGCAACTGCTTTGCGCGCTGCTGGCAGGCCTGCCGACGGAGGCCACGGTGATCGTCGCTGGCGACTTCAACGACTGGCGCCGCCGGGCCGATGCCCTGCTGGCCGAGCAAGGGTTGCATGAGGCCTTCGTCCGCCAGCATGGCAGCCCCGCACGCAGTTTCCCGGCGCGCTGGCCCTTGCTGTGCCTGGACCGCATCTATGTGCGCAATGGCCGGACCTGCAATCCCCAGGTGCTCTCCAGCCGGCCCTGGTCGCACCTGTCCGACCATGTGCCGCTGGCGGTGGAGGTCTGGCTATGA